Genomic window (Drosophila sulfurigaster albostrigata strain 15112-1811.04 chromosome 2R, ASM2355843v2, whole genome shotgun sequence):
AACTTGGCGTGAGGTCCACGCTTATACCAGGGCAAGGGTTGAGGGGCAGCGCACTTGGGTGCTCCGATAATAATGAGAATAGCGCCCACAAGCATGGCTACCCAAATGGCCCAGAAGCCCAAAAAGAAAATCCAACGCAAGCGCACCCAGAACGGATCATTTGCGTACTTGAGCAGCTCCTCCTTGCTCATGCCAGTGAATTCCTGCAAGAGGGATGAATGAGTGAACTACTCtaaaagaaagagagggacAGAGAGTTCACTTACCGGTTTGGTTCCGTTGAGATTGCCAATGTCAATCTTAGCATCGCCATTCTGATGGTCACCCTTAATGAATTTGACCTCGTCACGACGCTCGGCGAGTTTCTCGTCGCCGCCTCCGGAGCCGAGCATTTCCTCATCGGCGCCGTCGGGCACAAACTTCTCTTCCTTCACCATGTCGGCTGTTGAAGCTGCTGATTAAAGAGAATACAAAGCATAtcacaaaaaattgtttttaatcagCATCAATTGATTTCATCtgtgtgcgtatgtatgtatgtgtataaacGCGTTAGACTCTctttgtatgcgtgtgtgaaTGTATGAGAGTTCTAacctgtgtgtgtatgtgtgtgcgtgagagAGCTAACATGAGCGTGACTTTCACTCGAGCTGTGAACACAATTTGAGGTTAAAACAAGCTGGTACTCAATGGATTCATATATGTTACTCTATATCCACATTAATATCACTTTAGTTGAGCCATTTATATGCTTTCTATTAATAGTAATGTGTATTTTCAATCTGTTCTAAattcattacaatttttttctctctacCTGCAGTGCTGCAGAGCTGACGTCATAAGTTGCCACGCTTGAATCGTCTGGTGGTTTTTCACTGAAGCTTTGTGAAAATCGATACACAATTTCCTACATATATCTTGGCACATTCTTTGATAAGAAAACCGCGCCCAGCCACAATGAAATGGATACTTAAATTCCTTGCACATATTACATCAGCTCAAAGTATTGATATTTTAAGTAAACTAGCGCagcttctatttttttgggtatatatgtatgtatattttttttatacgcACCTTCTCTGTTATTTCTGTTAGCTGGTAATTTATCTTCGCCTATTACTTTGTAGATTTCTGGCGTGTCCTCCTCGTTCTCGTTGTGCGATGGTACTGTTTGAAtgagtaaaatattttagcatttaaagGTGTTAGGTAAGTTAGGCCACGGTTGCCACATCGAAAAAAACATGCTGTAcccattttatttcaaaaaaagTACCATTTGCGGTGTATGTTAAATGTTATCGCTGGTAACACTTTTGaaaatgcatatttcatttggttgcttgagttaatataataataataaaaatataacggcatatttgcattaaatttaccataaatggaaaaatattaataaccaagacaaaaatgtaatgaactattaaattgatttaaaattggtACAAATGTGACTGCCGCTCTGCTGTTAAAACTTACCAGGCACTGTTACGGGCAATGTAACCGAGCTCTGTAAAAATAGGAAATTTGGATTAATGCTATCGTGAGGAGTACTGTTAAACGAGGAGCAGCGCTGACAGCTGTCCGCAATGTTATTTAAACTGTAGACACTTTAACGCggttatttgcataaattcaaaaatatacctacTAATTATTGTGCAAACATGTTTTAGTAAGTGATTTAACAAACCTTATTGCCAGCGCCAAGGCGTTTAAGGCGTGAAAACAGATTCATTGTTAGGCAATTGACTACCAGTCAATAAAAGCAGGTTCGCAACTGAAAAGAAAGTTAAAGTCAAGAACATCAAAACTATCCTGTTTGTAGTCGTTAACTTAATATTCactttgtattaatttaacaaatttttttctCACTTGATTTGTCAATTGGGCTTGCCAAATTTCGGTAGAAATTTCACTCACAGTCCGCTGAATTTCGTTGAATATTTCGCGTTACTCTCCGGTCACTGACTGTTCAAATCCGGATCTCAAATCACACTGAACTGAAGTGCAACAAAGTGCCACGATTGCGTTGAGGCCACTCTCAAGTCTCTTTACTCGAATCACCTGCGTTGTCATCGAAGTGgttctttttgctgctgctgctgttgctgttgctgctgctgctgtagcagccacatttgatttaataatcGCTTGGCTGAAGTGAACACACGACGCACgcttaaattacaatttatgtgccagcggcagctgctgcctaCCCGAAACTACCTGCTCCCAAAATGGGGCTGGGCCGAATAAGCTTCAGGCTCAGCTCCAGTTGAAGGCGCTGTCTCAGTTGCAGTCGCATCTTACCTGAAATTGCGAGACTTCACAGCTCgagtctcgtctcgtctcgtttgGCGAGAGTTGCGGACAAAAACTGCACTCGTCGGCGCATTCCAtgaccaaaaaccaaaacaaaagcaagacAAGTGAGGGAATTGAAAGAGTTTTGGCAACGTTCAAGTGCGAATGTGAGTTGAAGTTCTTTTCGACCTTTTAACATGGCCAAATGCTTGCGGTTAATGTGCCAGACACATTTTAACCTCAGACGGGAAATCTCATAACAAATTGATCAATTTGCTTGCACTTTGTGACATGCAAAGCcgatttaaatgatttttagcCCATTAAAAAGCATTAAGCCCATTAAAACAATGCCTATAAATGtggcaagcaacagcaaatttgATCGGTTCTCAAATCCACAATGGCATTCCATGTGGGACGTCTGCTAGTGTTCTCTCTGCTAAtcctgttgctgcagctgagcCTCAAGTGCGAGGCTAGACCAAAGGTAAACTGGTTAAACAATCACAACACAATGTAATGAATAAACTGCAGGGCgatggagacggagatggCGAAGGCGAAGGAGATGACGATGACTCCTCGTCGGAGGAAACCGTTGAGGATTCCGAAGAGcggcgacgtcgtcgtcgggATGTCAGCGCCAACAATTCGGTTGGAGGTCGAGCTGGCATCCCTGGATTGCCCGATCCGGCTACGATTATAAAGATAGCACAACTCTTCCAATCGGTGGGTGAACAGATTGTTCCCATTCTTCTGGAGGCTGTGCTGCCTGGCGGCGAGGCAACTGGCGATCGATTCACCAGGGATCTGCAGCTGCTCAAGAATGCAAAGCGCAGCCTCGAGCTCTACTCCGATGAGTTGCAGTCGAAGGCAATGAATTAAAGTGCAAGAAGACCCAAACTTTGACGACGAAGATGATGCGAATATTAGTAagaatttcattcaaattaattaaatgattgaCTGTCATTCTTAATATTGACCTTTCAAAGTgattaaaaaaagagaaagacagGGTTTAAATTcttaacattttcattaacaCGATtactttatttgatttgcaattccttaatttatttctttttcatttgcatttattgtcaACTTACTCCGATTTGATATAAACACTTTGATAGCCTGTTATCTTGAAGCAATCGCGATCGACGTTGTCGTATAAGTAGGCCAACATAATATCTATTGTATCGGGTAGATTGCCATCGCAGTACAGATTGCCACCAATAATCGTGGGGATCTTGGCCAGCTGTTCCTCTTTGACATTGTTGGACCTCAGTTTATCCATCACACTATTCACGATGGCCGCAATAAAGTGAGTATCGCGCATTTCTTCGCCTACCTTGAAAGAACTATCGCATGTTTCCGAAGTTTCCGAAGTTGTCGGCGATGATTC
Coding sequences:
- the LOC133836490 gene encoding antennal-specific protein OS-C, whose product is MAFHVGRLLVFSLLILLLQLSLKCEARPKGDGDGDGEGEGDDDDSSSEETVEDSEERRRRRRDVSANNSVGGRAGIPGLPDPATIIKIAQLFQSVGEQIVPILLEAVLPGGEATGDRFTRDLQLLKNAKRSLELYSDELQSKAMN
- the LOC133836489 gene encoding probable transcription-associated protein 1, which translates into the protein MRVAKVFVLSLMWLQVQGQEPTQETPTTTPTTSETSETTPTPSPSSTTSESTPATSEISPKTSESSPTTSETSETCDSSFKVGEEMRDTHFIAAIVNSVMDKLRSNNVKEEQLAKIPTIIGGNLYCDGNLPDTIDIMLAYLYDNVDRDCFKITGYQSVYIKSE